The proteins below are encoded in one region of Toxoplasma gondii ME49 chromosome IV, whole genome shotgun sequence:
- a CDS encoding activator of hsp90 ATPase, putative (encoded by transcript TGME49_210800): protein MSAAAGSVWNANSWHWEEKSYTKWSREYLQARLGSLKLVEDVDGFSVTTLPTPAVSGEASVSVRKGKTILAVDMAVKLQFEAQLKQDGNRKCRGEISVTDISSESVEDRDYTTSARLTDVDLPAAEAMTAEERQQALAIVKRNGMNAVHAALERFIKDLQEAESNSERLQADKAQREAELQRMQVAEKEKGEEKKAIAEQQKRMDSEMKERARQRAAAQPAPPSQPAQVEGQGSVWNANSYHWEEKPMTRWCRSTLEERFNSAELSLLDGSTTLKFFNVKVDGEASNTIRKGKKLVIFDLTIGADWTATARDEAGVFLADSRGRLDVRDFSSETLDDYEVTIQGDGKVPPQQRIDTAAKTELPEKIKDLLSKFVDDLRARG from the exons ATGTCAGCGGCTGCCGGCTCGGTGTGGAACGCCAATTCTTGGCACTG ggaagaaaaaagctaCACAAAGTGGAGCCGCGAGTATCTGCAGGCGCGCCTCGGATCCCTGAAGCTGGTTGAAGACGTCGACGGCTTCTCCGTGACGACTCTGCCGACGCCAGCGGTGTCGGGGGAAGCGAGTGTGAGTgtgaggaaggggaagacgaTTTTGGCAGTTGACATGGCTGTGAAGCTGCAGTTCGAGGCCCAGCTGAAGCAGGACGGCAATCGAAAGTGCCGCGGAGAAATCTCCGTCACAGATATTTCCTCCGAGTCCGTCGAAGACCGCGACTACACGACGTCTGCGCGACTCACCGACGTGGATCTCCCCGCCGCAGAGGCGATGActgcggaggagagacaacaggCTCTGGCGATCGTCAAGCGGAACGGCATGAacgccgtgcatgcagctctgGAACGCTTCATCAAAGACTTGCAGGAAGCGGAATCGAACTCGG AGAGGCTTCAAGCTGACAAGGCCCAGCGCGAGGCAGAGctgcaacgcatgcaagtggcggagaaagagaagggagaggagaagaaagccatCGCCGAGCAACAGAAGCGAATGGACAGCGAAATGAAGGAACGCGCAaggcagagagcagcggcgcAGCCCGCGCCACCG TCGCAGCCGGCGCAGGTCGAGGGTCAAGGCTCCGTTTGGAATGCTAACTCGTACCATTG GGAGGAAAAGCCTATGACGCGCTGGTGTCGGTCGaccttggaggagagatTCAATTCCGCAGaactttctcttcttgacGGCTCAACCACTCTGAAATTTTTCAATGTCAAAGTTGACGGCGAG GCATCCAACACAATccgaaaaggaaagaaactgGTGATTTTCGATTTGACTATTGGCGCAGACTGGACCGCGACAGCTCGCGACGAGGCAGGTGTCTTTCTTGCAG ACTCGCGAGGCCGCTTGGACGTCCGTGACTTCTCATCGGAAACGCTGGACGACTACGAAGTGACGATTCAAGGTGATGGAAAAGTTCCACCGCAGCAGCGAATCGACACTGCAGCCAAGACAGAGCTTCCGGAGAAAATAAAGGATTTGCTCTCAAAGTTCGTCGACGATCTTCGCGCTCGGGGATGA
- a CDS encoding hypothetical protein (encoded by transcript TGME49_210810) yields the protein MVKLRWKSASCTDRALQLMDVTLQRLEEEEENADKKGDNGTDRQRHIPTAINDLLYPSCIAVAVTPNVGEGACFRGMQCAQYSVLGKVYNIAVIMKPEEVLRSNGQE from the exons ATGGTGAAGCTTCGGTGGAAAAGTGCCTCGTGCACAGACCGGGCACTCCAGCTCATGGACGTGACCCTCCAGCGCCTTGA agaggaggaagagaatgcTGACAAGAAGGGTGACAACGGAACAG ACCGTCAAAGACATATTCCGACTGCGATAAACGACCTTTTATATCCGAGTTGCATCGCTGTCGCTGTGACTCCAAATGTTG GCGAGGGGGCTTGCTTCCGTGGTATGCAGTGCGCTCAATACTCGGTTTTAGGAAAG GTGTACAACATAGCGGTAATCATGAAGCCTGAGGAAGTTCTGCGCAGCAATGGACAAGAATAA
- a CDS encoding hypothetical protein (encoded by transcript TGME49_210815), translating into MLILSTRKTPFFSEDAFLQTFNVSSPTIQTHGFLSGLYDELPTGSYTKRHSAKKITRSIDATENNGEVAATQRNQSRQYRHHPVGSSYDTPTIAVEFLRPSTRFGDAAGRRIAEKTCIFLLHVAFQSFNSALDCTESPLSVLSRHSRESIKIRCVVSLSMN; encoded by the exons ATGTTGATCCTGTCTACGCGAAAGACTCCGTTCTTTTCTGAGGATGCTTTCCTGCAGACTTTCAACGTGTCTTCTCCAACAATACAAACCCACGGTTTTTTGA GTGGGCTGTACGACGAACTACCAACTGGTTCCTACACGAAGCGCCACTCCGCGAAAAAGATTACGCGAAGCATTGATGCCACAGAAAACAACGGGGAAGTCGCGGCTACCCAACG GAACCAGAGTCGCCAGTATCGACATCACCCGGTTGGCTCTAGTTACGATACTCCAACGATTGCTGTTGAATTTCTCAGACCAAGCACGCGTTTCGGCGACGCCGCCGGCAGGCGCATCGCCGAGAAAACTTGCATTTTTCTGCTTCATGTTGCATTTCAGAGCTTCAACTCTGCTCTTGACTGTACGGAATCCCCTCTTTCAGTCCTGAGCAGGCATTCGCGTGAAAGTATTAAGATTCGTTGTGTGGTGTCCTTGAGCATGAATTGA